A genome region from Arachidicoccus soli includes the following:
- a CDS encoding ATP-grasp domain-containing protein translates to MIPTQRDWFNENFTDEKYQEYLNYIKKDFPGALDFRVAETPVFIGNIFKQKMLSVCETIIDEIVSPNFKDATQKAIPSYINVKAEEGIPHFLIFDFGICENDSNGEVEPMLIEMQGFATLFAYQLHQYKAAAHAYHLPESFSPFFKDFDEYKTIQLLKEVIIGESSPEHTILLEIFPEKQKTRIDFEYTRKYLGIEIVCVTKLVKEGNNLFYEKNGKLIKIERIYNRLIFDELYRQTPEVQEKAKVLFEDLDVQWVTHPNWFYRISKYALPFLNHPNIPKTFFLKDLAEIPHDLENYVLKPLFSFAGNGVIIDVTREDIERIRDPENYILQKKVNYIPIIRTMDDNAKAEIRVFYLWKEGELRPVAAYNLARLSKGKMISVALNKNKTWVGGSFALFGAE, encoded by the coding sequence ATGATTCCAACACAAAGAGATTGGTTTAATGAGAATTTTACGGATGAGAAATATCAAGAATATCTAAACTATATTAAAAAAGATTTTCCTGGTGCTTTAGATTTTAGAGTTGCAGAAACGCCGGTTTTTATTGGTAATATATTTAAACAAAAAATGTTGTCTGTTTGTGAAACAATTATTGACGAAATTGTAAGCCCAAACTTTAAAGATGCTACCCAAAAAGCGATACCTAGCTATATAAATGTAAAAGCAGAAGAAGGCATTCCTCATTTTTTGATATTCGATTTTGGTATTTGTGAAAATGACTCAAATGGAGAAGTGGAACCGATGCTGATTGAAATGCAAGGTTTTGCAACACTGTTTGCTTATCAATTGCATCAATATAAGGCAGCTGCTCATGCTTATCATTTACCGGAAAGTTTCTCGCCATTTTTTAAAGATTTCGATGAATATAAAACAATACAACTTCTTAAAGAGGTTATAATAGGAGAAAGCAGTCCTGAACATACAATCTTATTGGAAATATTTCCTGAAAAGCAAAAAACAAGGATAGATTTTGAATATACACGCAAATATTTAGGTATAGAAATCGTTTGTGTTACCAAGCTTGTGAAGGAGGGCAATAATTTATTTTATGAAAAAAACGGGAAATTAATAAAAATTGAACGCATTTATAATCGCTTAATTTTTGATGAGTTATACAGGCAAACTCCAGAGGTGCAAGAAAAGGCCAAAGTTTTATTCGAAGACTTGGATGTACAATGGGTTACCCATCCAAATTGGTTTTATCGCATTAGTAAATACGCTTTACCTTTTCTGAATCATCCTAATATTCCAAAGACTTTTTTCTTAAAGGATTTAGCTGAAATACCCCATGATCTGGAAAATTATGTATTAAAGCCATTGTTTTCCTTTGCCGGTAATGGTGTAATTATCGATGTTACAAGAGAAGATATTGAGCGTATAAGGGACCCGGAAAATTATATTTTACAGAAAAAGGTCAATTACATACCCATAATTCGTACTATGGATGATAATGCAAAAGCTGAAATACGGGTTTTTTATTTATGGAAAGAGGGCGAATTGAGGCCTGTAGCTGCATATAATTTGGCTAGGCTGAGTAAGGGAAAAATGATAAGTGTTGCCTTAAATAAAAATAAAACCTGGGTTGGGGGAAGTTTTGCTCTTTTTGGAGCAGAATAA
- a CDS encoding FadR/GntR family transcriptional regulator — protein MEQNFLVDRTEKSIVELLMSKQYKVGDVIPKELELVTMLGVSRTIVREAFTRLRIKGFIESRKKRGTIIKSPNIVSVLEQSMNPNFLGDATLKDIFEMRLALEVGISDLIFKRATNEDILELRKIVAKEPEEMELDIFEIEQEIAFHGKLYEITGNTTMKDFQKMLLPIFNYVHNSSSFLTPIPKVKRMVSHKDLVDIIEKGTPNKLRKAMRDHLNPHFVRLFR, from the coding sequence ATGGAACAAAACTTTTTGGTAGATAGAACAGAAAAAAGCATAGTGGAGTTATTAATGAGTAAGCAATACAAGGTCGGGGATGTCATCCCAAAAGAATTGGAACTTGTAACGATGTTGGGTGTAAGCAGAACGATAGTAAGAGAGGCCTTTACCCGGTTGCGCATAAAAGGCTTTATTGAATCTCGGAAAAAGCGAGGTACAATAATTAAAAGCCCCAATATTGTTTCTGTTTTAGAACAGAGCATGAATCCGAATTTTTTGGGTGATGCAACGTTGAAGGATATATTTGAGATGCGGCTTGCATTAGAGGTAGGTATATCAGATCTTATATTTAAGCGTGCCACTAATGAGGATATTTTGGAATTAAGGAAGATTGTAGCCAAAGAACCCGAAGAAATGGAGCTGGATATTTTTGAAATAGAACAAGAAATAGCATTTCATGGTAAGTTATATGAAATTACAGGTAATACTACTATGAAAGATTTTCAAAAAATGCTATTGCCCATTTTTAATTACGTGCATAATAGCAGCTCTTTTTTAACGCCCATTCCAAAGGTAAAACGTATGGTTTCCCATAAGGATTTGGTAGACATTATAGAAAAAGGTACACCTAATAAATTACGAAAAGCAATGCGTGATCACTTAAACCCACATTTTGTGAGATTATTTCGCTAA
- a CDS encoding energy transducer TonB: MDANKILNSNILDILFENRNKEYGAYDLRKTYNRRITVALAITVGVVLLFVAYFLITKNKVDVAPTKILVQDVKIENYKKPPPPKKAPPPPPPPKAAPPKIEMKKFTIPKIVKDNEVKPEDKPPKQDEKITIGPVTQHGLKMNGLAAPPEVKGIGGTGKGPGGTGTGDYEKEFTSVQVKATYPGGPEAWQKYLTRNLQSQLPAENGAPAGQYAVTVSFLVSRDGSTSEVKAISAPNPDYGTAAEAVRVIERSGKWNPAIQNGRQVTYRQTQKIIFSVTE, translated from the coding sequence ATGGATGCAAACAAAATATTAAATTCGAATATTCTCGATATCCTGTTTGAAAATAGGAATAAGGAATATGGAGCTTACGATTTGCGAAAGACCTATAACAGACGTATCACAGTAGCATTGGCGATTACTGTTGGGGTGGTTTTGTTATTTGTAGCATATTTTCTTATAACGAAGAATAAAGTAGATGTCGCTCCGACAAAAATCCTGGTGCAGGATGTGAAAATAGAAAATTATAAAAAACCTCCTCCACCAAAGAAAGCACCACCGCCACCGCCACCACCAAAGGCGGCACCTCCTAAGATTGAGATGAAGAAATTCACCATTCCTAAGATTGTAAAAGATAATGAGGTAAAGCCTGAAGATAAACCCCCAAAGCAAGATGAAAAAATCACCATCGGACCTGTTACTCAACATGGTTTGAAGATGAATGGTCTTGCTGCACCGCCTGAAGTAAAAGGTATTGGCGGGACTGGTAAAGGGCCCGGTGGAACAGGAACAGGTGACTATGAAAAGGAATTTACTTCGGTTCAAGTTAAAGCTACCTATCCAGGTGGACCTGAGGCTTGGCAGAAATATTTGACACGTAATCTTCAAAGTCAACTTCCGGCAGAAAACGGTGCTCCGGCAGGGCAATATGCTGTAACAGTTTCTTTCTTGGTAAGCCGTGATGGCAGTACTTCTGAAGTAAAAGCCATCAGTGCTCCAAATCCTGATTATGGAACAGCTGCTGAAGCAGTAAGGGTTATTGAAAGAAGTGGTAAATGGAATCCGGCTATACAAAATGGTCGTCAAGTGACTTACAGACAAACGCAAAAAATAATATTCAGTGTAACTGAGTAA
- a CDS encoding ExbD/TolR family protein, which produces MAELDTSSHDSGKKGPGVKKGKKLSTRVDLTPMVDLGFLLITFFMFTTTMSQPNAMNLKMPDDKQNVDPTKIKQSGALTIFLGKDNHIYYYEGENLKADLSNVQSSNFKDIRKVILDKKANTPPDDLFVVVMPGNASTYKNIIDILDEFSIDMVERYALVNKVDPQYEADISKLDSLSTQ; this is translated from the coding sequence ATGGCAGAGTTGGATACCTCCTCGCACGACTCGGGGAAGAAAGGGCCGGGCGTAAAAAAAGGGAAAAAACTTTCGACGCGGGTGGATTTAACGCCGATGGTAGACTTAGGGTTTTTGTTGATTACATTTTTTATGTTCACAACAACCATGAGTCAACCCAATGCGATGAATTTGAAAATGCCTGATGATAAGCAGAATGTAGATCCTACAAAAATAAAACAATCTGGCGCCTTGACTATTTTCTTGGGGAAAGACAATCATATATATTATTACGAAGGTGAGAATTTAAAGGCCGATTTGTCAAATGTTCAATCTTCTAACTTTAAAGATATTAGAAAAGTAATTTTGGACAAAAAGGCGAACACACCTCCTGATGATTTGTTTGTTGTTGTGATGCCGGGCAATGCAAGTACTTATAAGAATATCATTGATATTTTAGATGAATTTTCAATTGATATGGTGGAAAGATATGCTTTGGTAAACAAAGTAGATCCTCAGTATGAAGCCGATATTAGCAAATTAGACTCCTTGTCTACTCAATAA
- a CDS encoding ExbD/TolR family protein — protein sequence MGRAKLPRKSTAIDMTPFCDVAFLLLTFFILTTKFKPDEKIPINTPSSVAAKVAPQKNYIMISLDKDGKAFLNSDREDVKTDAINILNKDHNLGLTDGEIHRLATMPIIGTSLQNLKAYSGLPTTALNDKLPGIPIQDTANNQLTEWMKAFVSVSQDLQGEDPENKANNLTIILKGDNLSKFPQFKNVISALTDNMILQFQMVTNPEMVPVGSELWRQAQNAAPAAKANG from the coding sequence ATGGGAAGAGCCAAATTACCTCGTAAAAGTACGGCAATAGATATGACCCCGTTTTGTGATGTTGCGTTTCTTTTGTTGACTTTCTTTATCCTTACGACGAAGTTTAAGCCGGACGAAAAGATTCCCATCAACACGCCTAGCTCGGTTGCTGCAAAAGTTGCACCTCAAAAGAACTATATCATGATTTCTTTGGATAAAGATGGTAAAGCTTTTTTGAATAGCGATAGAGAAGATGTGAAAACAGATGCAATCAATATCTTAAACAAGGATCATAATTTAGGATTGACTGATGGAGAAATTCATCGCTTGGCAACTATGCCAATTATCGGAACTTCACTTCAGAATCTTAAGGCATATAGTGGGTTACCTACCACAGCTTTGAATGATAAATTGCCGGGTATTCCAATTCAGGATACGGCTAACAATCAATTGACTGAATGGATGAAGGCCTTTGTAAGTGTTTCTCAAGACTTACAGGGAGAAGATCCGGAAAATAAAGCGAATAATTTAACCATTATATTGAAAGGAGATAATTTAAGTAAGTTTCCTCAATTTAAAAACGTAATATCGGCATTGACTGATAATATGATACTACAGTTTCAGATGGTAACCAATCCGGAAATGGTACCTGTAGGGTCAGAATTGTGGAGACAAGCGCAAAATGCAGCACCGGCTGCTAAAGCAAACGGATAG
- a CDS encoding MotA/TolQ/ExbB proton channel family protein, protein MAEIKPTAPAAAKHVSNVKPKKSSNAISWVAPILAIVLGYCIWRFILGNPSNFNKPDLSGGFWPKHQDAKTGLSRMYDGGIIVPVLIGLLLIVITFAIERLMTISKATGKGNIGEFIRNVQYNLANKDVDKAIALCDKQQGSVGNVMKSGLHKYKEMISNTDLDTDQKVLNIQKEIEEATALELPMLEKNLVFLSTITSVATLVGLLGTVIGMITAFAALASSEGGNASTELSKGISEALYNTALGIGTSALAVIMYNIFTTRIDGITYGIDESGFTLTQSFASIYK, encoded by the coding sequence ATGGCTGAAATTAAACCAACTGCTCCAGCAGCAGCAAAACACGTTTCAAACGTAAAACCTAAAAAAAGTTCTAATGCTATATCTTGGGTAGCTCCTATTTTAGCAATTGTGCTTGGTTATTGTATTTGGAGATTTATCTTGGGAAATCCTTCAAATTTTAATAAACCTGATTTAAGTGGTGGCTTTTGGCCAAAACATCAAGACGCAAAAACTGGTCTTTCTCGTATGTATGATGGTGGTATCATTGTACCTGTATTGATAGGCTTATTGTTAATCGTAATTACTTTTGCTATTGAAAGATTAATGACAATTTCAAAAGCAACAGGTAAAGGTAATATTGGCGAATTTATTCGCAATGTCCAATATAACTTGGCTAACAAAGATGTTGATAAAGCTATTGCTTTATGCGACAAACAACAAGGTAGTGTTGGTAATGTAATGAAATCTGGTTTACACAAGTACAAAGAAATGATTTCTAATACAGATTTAGACACAGATCAAAAAGTATTGAATATTCAAAAAGAAATTGAAGAAGCAACTGCACTTGAATTGCCAATGTTGGAAAAAAACTTGGTATTCTTATCCACAATCACTTCAGTAGCTACCTTGGTAGGGTTGTTAGGAACAGTAATTGGTATGATTACGGCGTTTGCTGCCCTTGCATCAAGTGAAGGTGGTAATGCTTCTACCGAATTATCTAAAGGTATCTCTGAAGCCCTATATAATACTGCGCTGGGTATTGGTACTTCTGCATTGGCTGTAATTATGTATAACATCTTTACTACAAGAATTGATGGCATTACTTACGGTATCGATGAATCTGGCTTTACCTTAACACAAAGCTTTGCATCTATCTATAAATAA
- a CDS encoding carbon-nitrogen hydrolase family protein produces MDVQVRQLKIDDYEDLCSAMIEAYDGMGGVWRKANIQKLLCIFPEGQLCVEVDGKVAACALSIIVQYKLFGDEHTYAEITGNYTFDTHFDDGDVLYGIEVFVHPEYRTLRLGRRLYDARKELCELKNLKEIKVGGRIPNYHKYSAALTPKQYIDRVKAKEIFDPVLSFQLANDFHVIKVLTNYLQGDVESEEYAVLLEWNNIYYSRKKNTMNDSVIRLGLVQWQMRPFANMEKFFEQVEFFVDVVSAYNADFAVFPEFFNSPLLAEFNHMSEYEAMRELAKKSEIIQGKISEYAIAYNVNIIAGSMPVVEEGKLYNISYLCHRDGKLSEYRKIHITPNETKYYGITGGDEIVAINTDCGKIGILICYDVEFPELSRLMALDGMKILFVPYLTDTQNAYTRVRNCAMSRAIENECYVAIAGCVGNLPGVSNMDIQFGQAAVFTPSDFAFPTNAVKAEATPNTEMTLIVDVDLKLLKELHHYGSVKTISDRRTDLYEVSRVKRSK; encoded by the coding sequence ATGGACGTACAAGTGAGACAATTAAAAATTGATGATTATGAAGATTTATGCAGTGCAATGATAGAAGCTTATGACGGGATGGGAGGAGTGTGGCGGAAAGCAAATATTCAAAAGCTTTTATGCATTTTTCCTGAAGGGCAACTCTGTGTTGAAGTCGATGGAAAAGTAGCAGCTTGTGCACTTTCAATTATTGTACAATACAAACTTTTTGGGGATGAGCATACCTACGCAGAAATTACCGGTAATTATACGTTTGACACGCATTTTGATGATGGTGATGTGTTGTATGGCATCGAAGTTTTTGTGCATCCGGAATACAGGACTTTAAGGCTCGGGAGAAGATTGTATGATGCGCGAAAAGAACTTTGTGAGCTGAAAAACTTAAAAGAAATAAAAGTGGGTGGGCGTATCCCCAATTATCATAAATATAGTGCAGCGCTAACCCCGAAACAATATATTGATCGTGTAAAGGCGAAGGAGATTTTTGATCCGGTTTTGAGTTTTCAATTGGCTAACGATTTTCATGTAATAAAAGTTTTGACCAATTATTTGCAAGGTGATGTAGAGTCAGAAGAGTATGCGGTATTATTGGAATGGAACAATATTTATTATTCTCGTAAAAAAAATACGATGAATGATAGTGTTATAAGACTAGGACTCGTGCAGTGGCAAATGAGACCATTTGCTAATATGGAAAAATTCTTTGAACAGGTAGAGTTTTTTGTGGATGTAGTAAGTGCATACAATGCTGATTTTGCTGTATTTCCCGAATTTTTTAATTCCCCCTTATTAGCTGAGTTTAATCATATGAGCGAATATGAAGCCATGAGAGAACTGGCAAAGAAAAGCGAAATTATTCAAGGAAAAATCTCGGAATACGCAATTGCCTATAATGTTAATATTATCGCAGGAAGTATGCCAGTAGTCGAAGAGGGAAAATTGTATAACATCTCTTATCTCTGCCATAGGGATGGAAAACTAAGTGAATACCGTAAAATTCATATTACACCCAATGAAACGAAATATTATGGTATTACTGGCGGAGATGAAATTGTAGCTATCAATACCGATTGCGGTAAAATAGGTATTCTCATTTGTTACGATGTAGAATTCCCGGAATTATCGCGATTGATGGCATTAGATGGTATGAAGATATTATTTGTACCGTATTTAACAGATACACAAAACGCATACACACGTGTACGAAACTGCGCCATGTCCAGAGCTATTGAAAATGAGTGTTATGTAGCAATTGCTGGTTGCGTAGGCAACTTACCTGGGGTAAGTAATATGGATATTCAATTTGGACAGGCAGCGGTGTTTACTCCTTCGGATTTTGCTTTTCCTACCAATGCTGTGAAAGCAGAAGCAACGCCCAATACTGAAATGACGTTAATTGTTGATGTCGATTTAAAGCTGTTGAAAGAGTTGCATCACTACGGTTCTGTAAAAACTATATCTGATAGAAGAACAGATTTGTATGAAGTGTCAAGAGTCAAGAGAAGCAAATAA
- the folK gene encoding 2-amino-4-hydroxy-6-hydroxymethyldihydropteridine diphosphokinase — protein sequence MNKVYLLIGGNMGNVMANLLTAKMEIEKQVGEIVLSSSLYRTAAWGLEDQPDFLNQVLEVNADLQPQEVLQKVLAIETEMGRIRTLKNGPRIIDIDILLFNDAIIEEENLKVPHPFLHKRNFTLAPLAEIASTIVHPVLQKNIKCLLQESEDKLPFEKL from the coding sequence ATGAATAAGGTGTATTTATTGATAGGCGGTAATATGGGTAATGTGATGGCAAACTTGTTGACGGCTAAAATGGAAATTGAAAAACAAGTGGGCGAGATTGTTTTGTCGTCTTCTTTGTATAGAACGGCTGCTTGGGGTTTGGAAGATCAACCCGATTTTTTGAATCAGGTTTTAGAGGTGAATGCTGATTTACAGCCGCAGGAAGTTTTGCAAAAAGTATTGGCAATTGAGACAGAAATGGGGCGTATTAGAACATTAAAAAATGGACCCCGGATCATTGATATAGATATTCTTTTATTTAATGATGCAATTATTGAAGAAGAAAATTTAAAAGTGCCGCATCCCTTTCTACATAAACGTAATTTTACATTAGCGCCTTTAGCAGAAATTGCATCAACAATAGTTCATCCTGTTTTGCAAAAAAATATAAAATGCCTTTTGCAGGAAAGTGAAGACAAACTTCCATTTGAAAAGCTGTAA
- the sppA gene encoding signal peptide peptidase SppA, with protein sequence MKSFFKIFFATLLAIFIFCTIAFFILLGIGVAASSSDKPVLNDNSVLVIDLSKSYHDFENPSFSLNLNIKKLSIQPPSLYDVIRMINYAQSDKKIKGIYIQASVNPNGFASSEELRRAISEFKQSGKFVIAYGATITQKAYYVASVANKVYTNPQGGLEWHGMASQMMFFKGLFDKLGIQPEVFYAGKFKSATEPFRVTKMTDPNKLQTSVWLGDLYGTFLEAVAKSRNIDSAQLHLLANNGSIQTAGDALKYGLVDSLIYTDQLENNFHQLLKTKSNDKINFITLDKYAEAADYKSFSGKDRIAVVYAQGEIVDGTGDNDKITSDKYVNLLRKLRKDSSVKAIVMRVNSPGGSALASDMIWREITLTKKIKPVIISMGDLAASGGYYISCNGSFIFAEPNTITGSIGVFSITGNAEDFFKNKLGLTFDVVKTGPYADLGSIARPMTEPEKNFMQSSVDSIYKTFTERVAEGRKKPVSYIDSIAQGRVWTGKRGVQLGLVDSLGSLNDAIKYAARIIKTTDYRISEYPEKKSIFDQLFHSDENNDMISAKIMTKELGPEMSKSILLIKNMQTMINIPQTRLPFEFEVR encoded by the coding sequence ATGAAAAGCTTTTTTAAAATATTTTTCGCGACGCTCCTCGCAATATTTATTTTCTGTACTATAGCATTTTTTATTTTATTAGGCATCGGCGTAGCAGCATCAAGTTCGGACAAGCCGGTTTTGAATGACAACAGTGTTTTAGTCATAGATTTATCCAAAAGTTACCATGATTTCGAAAACCCTTCTTTTTCTTTAAATCTAAACATCAAGAAACTATCCATTCAACCACCCAGTTTATACGATGTTATAAGAATGATAAATTATGCCCAGAGTGATAAAAAAATAAAGGGTATTTATATACAGGCATCCGTTAATCCCAATGGTTTTGCCTCGAGCGAAGAATTACGAAGAGCTATTTCCGAATTTAAGCAAAGTGGGAAATTCGTCATCGCTTATGGTGCTACCATCACGCAAAAAGCCTATTATGTCGCATCTGTCGCAAACAAAGTTTACACAAATCCCCAAGGCGGTTTAGAATGGCACGGCATGGCGAGTCAGATGATGTTCTTTAAAGGTTTATTTGATAAATTAGGAATACAGCCCGAAGTATTTTACGCCGGGAAATTTAAAAGTGCTACCGAACCTTTTAGAGTCACCAAAATGACCGATCCAAACAAATTGCAGACCTCGGTTTGGCTGGGTGATTTATACGGAACATTCTTGGAAGCAGTTGCAAAAAGCCGTAATATTGATTCTGCACAGTTACATTTATTAGCCAATAACGGCAGCATTCAAACCGCCGGTGATGCGCTTAAATATGGGCTTGTGGATAGTTTGATTTATACAGATCAATTGGAAAACAATTTTCATCAATTACTAAAAACAAAGTCCAATGATAAAATAAATTTTATCACATTGGATAAATATGCTGAAGCTGCAGATTATAAAAGTTTTTCCGGCAAAGATCGAATTGCAGTCGTATATGCGCAAGGTGAAATCGTAGATGGAACTGGCGATAATGACAAAATAACCAGTGACAAATACGTCAATCTGCTAAGAAAATTGAGAAAGGATAGTTCTGTAAAAGCTATTGTGATGCGTGTAAACTCCCCGGGGGGAAGTGCACTAGCCAGTGATATGATTTGGCGTGAAATAACTCTAACTAAAAAAATAAAACCAGTCATTATTAGCATGGGGGATCTAGCGGCATCAGGTGGTTATTATATCTCTTGCAATGGTTCGTTTATTTTTGCAGAACCCAACACGATCACTGGTTCTATTGGGGTTTTCTCTATTACAGGTAATGCCGAAGATTTCTTTAAAAATAAATTGGGGCTCACATTCGATGTGGTAAAAACAGGCCCGTATGCGGATTTAGGATCTATTGCCCGGCCGATGACAGAACCTGAAAAGAACTTTATGCAATCATCTGTTGATAGCATTTACAAAACCTTTACAGAGCGTGTCGCCGAAGGCCGCAAAAAACCGGTATCGTATATAGACAGCATTGCACAAGGTCGTGTGTGGACGGGAAAGCGAGGGGTGCAACTTGGCTTAGTAGACTCTTTGGGCTCTTTAAACGATGCCATAAAATATGCGGCCAGAATTATAAAAACGACCGATTATCGTATTAGCGAATACCCGGAAAAGAAAAGCATCTTTGATCAACTATTTCACAGCGATGAGAATAATGACATGATTAGTGCGAAAATTATGACCAAAGAATTGGGACCTGAAATGTCAAAAAGCATCCTACTAATAAAGAATATGCAGACAATGATCAATATCCCTCAAACGCGCTTACCATTTGAATTTGAAGTAAGATAA
- a CDS encoding ABC transporter permease, with translation MSVKYSQLKAMLAIAKGSFRSSLRSPSTVVFSIGFPLVFILAFAFLGNSSAPKINIAIANNADTSNQVYQQIKAAPGITIKRESGEKLKEDLEKGRITAVVDIKKNSLQPSTYEIGIITSNAVNPQSIAILRTYLNAEIDELNKSLYPNAASIATISDHVVKIPGRIYRTIDFILPGQLGFSLLSAGIFGVAFLFFNLRQQLVLKRFFATPITRTFIVLGEALSRVVFQLLAAVVIIIIGVVFFNFTLVHGFITFLEIMFLSFFALIVFMGCGFIVSGLSKSESTIPPFANLFTLPQFLLAGTFFPIENFPKWLQPFCNILPLTHFNNAMRNISFEGASLLSCWRDLGNLLIWGIIVYAIAIKVFKWE, from the coding sequence ATGTCTGTAAAATATAGTCAGTTAAAGGCGATGTTGGCCATCGCAAAAGGTTCGTTTCGCTCTTCACTCAGAAGCCCGTCAACAGTTGTTTTTAGTATCGGTTTCCCATTAGTATTTATTCTGGCTTTTGCTTTTTTAGGCAATTCTTCTGCGCCAAAGATTAATATCGCCATTGCTAATAATGCAGATACCTCAAATCAGGTTTATCAGCAAATAAAGGCAGCACCGGGGATTACTATCAAAAGAGAATCAGGTGAAAAGTTAAAAGAAGATTTAGAAAAGGGCCGCATCACCGCTGTTGTAGATATCAAAAAAAATTCCTTACAACCCTCTACTTACGAAATTGGCATTATTACTTCCAATGCCGTAAATCCACAGAGCATTGCTATCTTGCGCACCTATCTGAACGCCGAGATAGACGAGTTAAACAAATCATTATATCCTAACGCTGCAAGCATCGCTACTATAAGTGATCATGTGGTAAAAATTCCGGGGCGTATTTACCGGACTATTGACTTTATTTTGCCAGGACAATTAGGCTTTTCCTTATTAAGTGCAGGCATTTTTGGTGTGGCCTTTTTATTCTTTAACCTCAGACAACAACTAGTTTTAAAAAGGTTTTTTGCTACTCCTATTACCAGGACTTTCATCGTATTAGGGGAAGCTTTAAGCAGGGTCGTATTTCAATTATTAGCTGCAGTGGTTATCATTATTATTGGTGTTGTCTTTTTCAATTTCACCCTGGTCCATGGTTTTATTACTTTTTTGGAAATAATGTTCCTTAGCTTCTTTGCACTAATTGTATTTATGGGTTGTGGATTTATTGTAAGTGGCTTATCTAAGAGTGAGAGTACAATTCCGCCATTTGCTAACTTATTTACATTACCGCAGTTCCTATTAGCCGGTACTTTCTTTCCTATTGAGAACTTCCCTAAATGGCTACAGCCTTTTTGTAATATCTTGCCGCTCACTCATTTTAATAATGCGATGCGTAATATCTCTTTTGAAGGGGCGAGCTTGCTAAGTTGTTGGCGCGATTTAGGCAATCTATTGATCTGGGGCATTATAGTTTATGCTATTGCCATCAAAGTATTTAAATGGGAGTAA
- a CDS encoding SRPBCC family protein codes for MRLLKLAVFSIVTLFLLITGIGLLFPPQVTVMRSSTFIAPRDSVYNLLSDMRRWPEWLFDSTHSLKLLTANSSGKGAMAQVGYNKITIVEAQPDLIQTIWKAPKANDQICEFQISNNDKTPGVKVLWYFRQHLNWYPWDRIGAVLNEKILGPSMDSSFAHLQKRLQQ; via the coding sequence ATGCGATTATTAAAATTAGCTGTATTTAGCATTGTTACGCTGTTTCTATTGATTACAGGCATTGGATTACTGTTCCCTCCACAGGTAACTGTGATGCGTAGCAGCACTTTCATTGCCCCAAGAGATAGTGTATATAACTTGTTGAGCGATATGCGCCGTTGGCCAGAGTGGCTATTTGACAGCACACATTCTCTGAAACTATTAACTGCCAACAGCTCAGGTAAGGGAGCAATGGCCCAGGTTGGCTACAATAAAATTACGATTGTGGAAGCGCAACCGGATCTTATACAAACGATTTGGAAAGCCCCCAAAGCAAACGATCAAATTTGTGAATTTCAAATCTCCAATAATGATAAAACACCTGGTGTAAAAGTTTTATGGTATTTCCGTCAACACCTTAATTGGTACCCTTGGGATAGAATTGGCGCGGTGTTGAATGAAAAAATTCTAGGCCCTTCCATGGATAGCAGTTTTGCACATTTGCAGAAGAGACTGCAACAATAA